In the genome of Nyctibius grandis isolate bNycGra1 chromosome 18, bNycGra1.pri, whole genome shotgun sequence, one region contains:
- the LOC137671750 gene encoding argininosuccinate lyase-like, which translates to MAAEGDKLWGGRFTGSRNPVMEMLSASITYDKRLSEVDIQGSIAYAKALEKAGILSKPELEKILSGLEKISEEWSKGAFVVKHTDEDIHTANERRLKELIRDVAGKLHTGRSRNDQVVTDLKMFMRNSLSAISTHLLQLIKTLVERAAMETDILLPGYTHLQKAQPIRFSHFLLSHAVALTRDSERLGEMKRRMNVLPLGSGALAGNPLGIDREFLRSELHFASISLNSMDAVSERDFVVEFLSFASLLMIHLSKMAEDLIIYSTSEFGFLTLSDTYCTGSSVMPQKKNPDSMEVIRSKAGRVFGRLSSMLMVLKGLPSTYNKDLQEDKEAVFDVVDTLNAVLQVANGVISTLQINRENMERAMSPEIMSSDMALYLVRKGMPFRQAHIVSTKAVQLAESKGIPLSHLSLDDLKSINPMFENDLYQIYNVVNSVEQYTAMGGTAKSSVNAQIEQLRDLVRRHKEQA; encoded by the exons ATGGCAGCCGAG gGGGATAAACTTTGGGGAGGAAGGTTCACTGGAAGCAGAAATCCAGTCATGGAGATGCTCAGCGCTTCCATTACCTATGATAAGAGACTGTCTGAAGTGGATATCCAGGGGAGCATAGCTTATGCCAAAGCCTTGGAGAAGGCTGGGATCCTATCTAAACCTGAGCTGGAGAAGATCCTGAGTGGCCTGgaaaag ATCTCTGAGGAATGGTCTAAGGGAGCCTTTGTGGTGAAACACACCGATGAGGACATCCACACTGCCAACGAACGCAGACTAAAG GAGCTGATTAGAGACGTAGCTGGAAAGCTGCACACTGGGAGAAGCAGGAACGATCAG GTCGTGACTGACTTGAAGATGTTCATGAGGAATTCCCTCTCTGCCATCTCCActcacctcctgcagctcatCAAGACCCTGGTTGAACGCGCTGCCAT GGAAACTGATATTCTCTTGCCTGGCTACACCCACCTGCAGAAAGCTCAGCCCATCAGATTCAGCCACTTCTTGCTCAG CCATGCTGTTGCTCTGACCCGTGATTCTGAGCGTCTGGGAgagatgaagaggaggatgaacGTCTTGCCTTTGGGAAG CGGTGCTCTGGCTGGCAACCCACTGGGAATTGATAGAGAGTTTCTGCGTAGTG AGCTGCACTTTGCTTCCATCAGCCTGAACAGCATGGATGCCGTTAGTGAGAGAGACTTTGTGG TGGAATTCCTCTCTTTTGCCAGCCTGCTGATGATCCACCTTAGCAAGATGGCTGAAGATCTCATCATCTACAGTACCAGCGAGTTTGGCTTTCTCACTCTCTCTGATACCTACTG CACCGGCAGCAGCGTGATGCCTCAGAAGAAGAACCCCGATAGTATGGAAGTGATCCGCAGCAAAGCTGGTCGTGTGTTCGGACGG ttGTCTTCTATGCTGATGGTTCTCAAAGGACTGCCAAGCACCTACAACAAGGATCTGCAG GAGGACAAGGAGGCCGTCTTTGACGTTGTGGACACCCTGAATGCCGTGCTCCAGGTTGCCAATGGAGTGATTTCTACCCTCCAG ATCAACAGGGAGAACATGGAGAGAGCGATGAGCCCTGAGATCATGTCATCTGATATGGCTCTCTACTTGGTTCGTAAAGGA ATGCCATTCAGACAAGCCCACATTGTCTCTACGAAGGCCGTCCAGCTCGCCGAGTCTAAAGGCATACCCCTCAGTCATCTCAGCCTGGATGACCTGAAGAGCATCAA CCCCATGTTTGAGAACGACCTGTACCAGATCTACAACGTCGTCAACAGCGTGGAGCAGTACACGGCCATGGGCGGTACCGCCAAGAGCAGCGTGAATGCCCAGATTGAGCAGCTGAGGGATCTGGTGAGGAGGCATAAGGAACAAGCTTAG
- the LOC137671747 gene encoding argininosuccinate lyase, with protein sequence MAAEGDKLWGGRFTGSTNPVMEMLSASITYDKRLSEVDIQGSIAYAKALEKAGILSKPELEKILSGLEKISEEWAKGAFVVKHTDEDIHTANERRLKELIGDVAGKLHTGRSRNDQVVTDLKLFMRNNLSVISTHLLQLIKTLVERAAVETDILLPGYTHLQKAQPIRFSHFLLSHAVALIRDSERLGEMKRRMNVLPLGSGALAGNPLGIDREFLRNELNFASISLNSMDAVSERDFVVEFLSVATLMMIHLSKMAEDLIIYSTSEFGFLTLSDAYSTGSSLMPQKKNPDSLELIRSKAGRVFGRLSSMLMVLKGLPSTYNKDLQEDKEAVFDVVDTLNAVLQVFNGVISTLQINRENMERALSPEMLSTDLALYLVRKGMPFRQAHIVSGKAVQLAESKGIPLSHLSLDDLKSISALFGSDVSQIFNVVNSVEQYTAMGGTAKSSVNAQIEQLRELLKRHTEQA encoded by the exons ATGGCAGCCGAG gGGGATAAACTTTGGGGAGGAAGGTTCACTGGAAGCACAAATCCAGTCATGGAGATGCTCAGCGCTTCCATTACCTATGATAAGAGACTGTCTGAAGTGGATATCCAGGGGAGCATAGCTTATGCCAAAGCCTTGGAGAAGGCTGGGATCCTATCTAAACCTGAGCTGGAGAAGATCCTGAGTGGCCTGGAAAAG ATCTCCGAGGAATGGGCTAAGGGAGCCTTTGTGGTGAAACACACCGACGAGGACATCCACACTGCCAACGAACGCAGACTAAAG GAGCTGATTGGAGACGTAGCTGGAAAGCTGCACACTGGGAGAAGCAGGAACGATCAG GTCGTGACTGACTTGAAGTTGTTCATGAGGAATAACCTCTCTGTCATCTCCActcacctcctgcagctcatCAAGACCCTGGTTGAACGCGCTGCCGT GGAAACTGATATTCTCTTGCCTGGATACACCCATCTGCAGAAAGCTCAGCCCATCAGATTCAGCCACTTCTTGCTCAG CCATGCTGTTGCTCTGATCCGTGACTCTGAGCGCCTGGGAgagatgaagaggaggatgaacGTCTTGCCTTTGGGAAG CGGTGCTCTGGCTGGCAACCCACTGGGAATTGATAGAGAGTTTCTGCGTAATG AGCTGAACTTTGCTTCCATCAGCCTGAACAGCATGGATGCCGTTAGCGAGAGAGACTTTGTGG TGGAATTCCTCTCTGTTGCCACTCTGATGATGATCCACCTTAGCAAGATGGCTGAAGATCTCATCATCTACAGTACCAGCGAGTTTGGCTTTCTAACCCTCTCTGATGCTTACAG CACTGGCAGCAGCCTGATGCCTCAGAAGAAGAACCCCGATAGCCTGGAACTGATCCGCAGCAAAGCTGGTCGTGTGTTCGGACGG ttGTCTTCTATGCTGATGGTTCTCAAAGGACTTCCAAGCACCTACAACAAGGATCTGCAG GAGGACAAGGAGGCCGTCTTTGACGTTGTGGACACCCTGAATGCCGTGCTCCAGGTTTTCAATGGAGTGATTTCTACCCTCCAG ATCAACAGGGAGAACATGGAGAGAGCACTGAGCCCTGAGATGCTGTCTACAGATCTGGCTCTCTACTTGGTTCGTAAAGGA ATGCCATTCAGACAAGCCCACATTGTCTCTGGGAAGGCCGTCCAGCTCGCCGAGTCTAAAGGCATACCCCTCAGTCATCTCAGCCTGGATGACCTGAAGAGCATCAG CGCCCTGTTTGGCAGTGACGTCTCCCAGATCTTCAACGTCGTCAACAGCGTGGAGCAGTACACGGCCATGGGCGGTACCGCCAAGAGCAGCGTGAATGCCCAGAtcgagcagctgagggagctgctgaAGAGGCACACGGAACAAGCTTAG